ACTCACCGAACAGCTTCTTGGCCACCACCAAGAAATACGGTGACTTCATTCTGGAGTACGAATTCAAAGTTGACAATGAATTAAACTCCGGCGTGCAGATTCGGTCGAATGTGTACGACAAGCCCATGACCTACGATACCGGCAAAAAGAAAATCAAAGTCGGTGCCGGCCGCGTGCATGGCTACCAAGTGGAAATCGACCCTAACAAACCGACCCGGCTCTGGGCGGGTGGCATCTACGATGAAGGCCGACGCGGTTGGCTTTACCCAGGCCAAAAAGGGGGCGACGGCAAAGCCTTCACCGCTCAAGGCCAGAAGATCTACAAGATGGACGGTTGGAACAAAGTCCGCGTGGAAGCCAAGGGCGATTCAATCCGCACCTACTTGAATGGCGAATTGCGAGCCGACTTCAAAGACGACATGACCCCGAAGGGTTTCATCGCATTGCAAGTTCACGGAGTGGGTGGTCGCAAAGATCCCCTGACGGCCATGTGGCGAAACATCCGCATCAAGCCGTTGGATCACGACGAATAATCGTCTCGCGACCCGCACGCATCGTTTGAAGCGTCATCACGATCAACACACAGATTGTGGTGACGCTGACGATGCCCCAGAATTTGAAACCCGGCGGTGTGTACCACATCTCTACGGTATGCTCGCCAGGTCCCAATGCCACACCCCGATGGACAACATTCACCGGTATCAACGGGGTCGGTTGCCCATCGACCGTGGCCTTCCAGCCCGGCGAGATCAAATCGCTGACGATGAGATATCCTGGTGCGTCAAGTTTTGCACGGATTGTCAGTGAGTCTGGTGTCAATTCTTCGATCTGAGCAGGAGTGAATGGTTGCCGACTTTCGGCAGCGGAAAGCACGTCCTTGGCAACGATCACGTGACGACGCGGTTGGACCTTCGCGAGTAGGTCTGAAACCGATTCACCGGTGACCAGCTCTGTGTTTCCCAGAACGAACGCTCTCGGCAATGCGTCGGTGTTCTCCCAGATTTCATAGGCTAGTAAGCTAGCCGACGATCCCGCGAGAACGGTCTCCGGTCGCACCGTCCCGCGTTTCCGCAACTCCCAGCCCTCTGGGACACTGGGACCGCCCGCAGGTACGACCGCATAGCGAACCGCAAGCAGATCGAGAATATTGCTGCGGTATCGTGCCGGATAGGTCGGCAACAATCCGACGAGTTCTTCGTTTGGTGGATGAAGCGGGTTTAGTACGTCAATCAACAAGGCTGCTCGCATCAATGGCACTGGATCGTACGCGTGCACTTTGCCGATACCGTGGTTCCAAGCTTCCCGATCAGACAGCAAATTCTGATCGACAATCACCCGGCTGTCGTCATTACCTTCGAAACCAATCTTGTCTCTGAGAAACAACGCGATCTCACTGTCCGACCGGAAATCTTGGTTGGGTATAACCCTGGTGACCGCGTTGGCATGCCGAATGTTCTCCGTCATCACGACAAGGTAAACCAGACCAATCAAGCCCACAGCCAATAGTCGACCAATTGACGGCTTTTTGGTCAATCGTTCCACAAATGTCTGCAACGTAAAACCGCCCAGGAGACAGACCAACAGCGAAACCCAAAACAAAAGCCGTGCCGGTCCCCGGAACATCGCGATTCCCGGAACGTACTTGAAGAAGATCATGAACAGCGGCGTTCGTGTGCCGGCGACAAAGACCAGACTAATGACCAACGTCA
This portion of the Thalassoroseus pseudoceratinae genome encodes:
- a CDS encoding 3-keto-disaccharide hydrolase: MLPTRNWLLCLSLVACHAVVATADDGMISLFDGKTLDGWTQYGGKAKYTANDGVIVGTSVPNSPNSFLATTKKYGDFILEYEFKVDNELNSGVQIRSNVYDKPMTYDTGKKKIKVGAGRVHGYQVEIDPNKPTRLWAGGIYDEGRRGWLYPGQKGGDGKAFTAQGQKIYKMDGWNKVRVEAKGDSIRTYLNGELRADFKDDMTPKGFIALQVHGVGGRKDPLTAMWRNIRIKPLDHDE
- a CDS encoding glycosyltransferase family protein, which encodes MNWLRHLLAVVVLSAAALACMHRLVAEPSGIIVGPQNGGRNDLTAFFIPWRSFLKIGWTESGHPPMWNPYGLGGIPWLGNPQSAMFYPPNWLYLITTATWLPGWMMVGHLIFGGLGAYSLGNWWKWNWGVSVLVGCAFLSAPFLIAHLAEGHYNQICVTAWLPWGLLGFLRMREGRRLSVPILAGIFSLAFFAGHVQELYYLILTLSFWVLCDVLLPSAWRGEQSPLKLFGNWALTGCVLIGIVAVELGPIYNYTRQAVRASGVDLQSAAGLSIGLESLWQLWNPFVHGGPTDYHGPGVLYWESVLHFGVLLTGLALLSPIVRFRDPMVRRLFVTLVISLVFVAGTRTPLFMIFFKYVPGIAMFRGPARLLFWVSLLVCLLGGFTLQTFVERLTKKPSIGRLLAVGLIGLVYLVVMTENIRHANAVTRVIPNQDFRSDSEIALFLRDKIGFEGNDDSRVIVDQNLLSDREAWNHGIGKVHAYDPVPLMRAALLIDVLNPLHPPNEELVGLLPTYPARYRSNILDLLAVRYAVVPAGGPSVPEGWELRKRGTVRPETVLAGSSASLLAYEIWENTDALPRAFVLGNTELVTGESVSDLLAKVQPRRHVIVAKDVLSAAESRQPFTPAQIEELTPDSLTIRAKLDAPGYLIVSDLISPGWKATVDGQPTPLIPVNVVHRGVALGPGEHTVEMWYTPPGFKFWGIVSVTTICVLIVMTLQTMRAGRETIIRRDPTA